AAGAGTGCCGAGTAGGGCGCATATTCCGCAATACAGATTGAATCGGGGAGTGGGTGGCGCGGGCGATTTCGCATATCCGACCCGATCAGCAGCACGGCGCGCATTCCCAGTCTCTCCGCAGCGCGCGCGCCGTATTCGTAGAAGCGTCCAGCGGCCAGCACAGCCGCCGATCCGAGTGTAAAGACCAGTGGAGCCGGACCGTTGGCGAGAAACTTTTCCAGATGCGGGGGCAGCTTTGTATCGCCAGCATCGGAATCGTAAAAGCAAAATCCTGTGATCTTTGTGTTTGCTGGCCAGTCCGGCTGCTCACGGCCCAAGACCCGCGAAAAGAGAGCCAGCACCAGATCCGGGGAGTGTTTGGCGTCAAAGAGGGGGTTGCGGCCTCGCTCCAACCCGAGTTCACGGCGGAGGTCGTAGACGGGCTGTGGCCATTTGCGGCTGACGAAGCGCGCCAGCCGCCGGATGACTCGGCCCATTCCGGGCACGGCCTTATCTGCGCGGGCCAGGCGGGGATACATTGGGAGTACGGGCGGATCGAAGGCGGAAAAGAAGGATAGCGGGGCGAGGACGTAGCTTGCCCATGGAATTCCGGTCATTTCGGCGACGAGCGGGCCGGCGTAGTTCAGCTCGCCGAGCAGAAGCAGATCGGCGCGGGCCGGCATCGTGGCTGCCGCGGTCAGATCGTCGTATGTTTCGCGCAGGGCGGGAAAGAGGAATTCACGCAGACCGCGCTCTGTTCCTTTGCGAACGTCGTAGACCATCTCGGCCAGGATTGTGTTTTTCGGGTCGAGGTCGGGGCGCACGGCATGGAATTCAATTCCGAGCGGGATAACCTTCGGGCCGTACATGGCCGGGACGGCCATTACGGGTTGATGCCCACGCCGCTTCAGCTCAAGCGCGATCGCAATGAGCGGATTGATGTCGCCAAAGGTGCCAATGTTCGATAAGACAATCCGCACGTTGTCGGTAGCCTCTCCTCGATCATGCTATCGCAACGCGTTCATGGACAGCCCTGTTACCACTTCGCCTCGAATGCCCGGAAACGCCGCTCCTGTTCCCATTGGGCGGAGGCCTTTTCGCTGCTGTCGAGGAAGGCTTTGCACTTTGCGGATGGTTTATCGCTGCCGAGAGTCTGACCGACGCATTCGCTCGCTGGGGTGGTGAAGACGTCTTCCTTTGCCCAAAGGCTTTTGCCGGGTAGGAAGTTGTGCTCCATGCCTGTGCGGGCCATCTGCTTGAGCTCGATGTAGCTCAGATTGAAGTCCTCGGCGGCGCGCACGTATTCGTGCGTGAGGTCGATGCGGGAGACACCCTCATCATCGGTAGAGAGCGCTACCGGTACGCCTGCTCTACGATAGAGCGGAAGAGGATGATCGGCGCCTTTGATGCCGAGAATCCCATCATTGGAGGTCAGGTTGATCTCGATCATGATGTGCTTTGCAGCCAGTTCCTTGAGCAGGGCTGGGGCGTCGTCCTCATACATCACATCTACGCCGTGGCCGATGCGCTCGGCGTGACCCAGTTCGACGGCCTGACGGATGTGGAAGCGGAGCCCGTCCGGCGGCACCATGCCGGAAGCAAGTTCTCCAGCGTGCAGCGAGATATGCACTGAAGGATAGACGGAGTGCAGGTATTCGAGCATGTGCATCTGGAGGGTGTAGTCCTTCATGGAAAGATAGCCGTCCTCGGGCTGCACAAAATTGATGCCCACAAACTCGGGCAGCTTGGAGATGGTCTCGAAGCCGAGGAGGGTCTGCGCGAAGACCTGCTCTCTGGGGGCTCCGCGAAGTATCTGGTAGATGAATCGCACTTTCACCTGACAAGCGGGCGTGGCATCCGGTGTTCCGCAGTGTTCGAGTTTGTTGCGCAGGTCATTTGCGTTCTGGATGCGCTCCCGAGCGGCATCGACTTCGTCGTCGAGGCCGTGATCGAGGAGTTTCTGGCGGAGTTCGGCGAGGTTCGCGTCCCATCCAAGCTGCGTGGCGATGGTTGCCGCGTGGCTGAATGGCGGGGTATCCATCAACTCCATGTACTGCTCGTTCTGCGAGGCGGCGCGGGTTGCGACTTCGTCGATCCATTCGCCGGAATGGCGCTTGTCGGTGCCGCTGAAGTGGGCGAAAGTGGCGAAGAACTGATCGTGGCCGCTCCATCCTGCGTAGGGCACAAAACTGCGCATGGAAAAGGCGTCGATCAGCTTGTCATATACATCCTGATTGGCGGGAACCTGCGTATGCGATAGCAGATCGGCGGCGGCAATCTGTCCCAGGATCTGTGGACAGCCACCGGATGGCGGTTTGGCGAAGGTGAGCGCCTTGGTGTCGATGCACAACCCGTCTTCGCCTGCGGCGCGAATCCAGCTCTCAGCGTAGACTGCGCCGCTCAGGTGAACATGCAGATCCGCGCCTTTCGGCATGCCGAGCAGGAAGTTGCGAAGCGCTAGCGGGCCTTGCCTCTTGGCAGCGTCAAAGGCGCGCGTGGCTCGCGCCTCGTGGGAGTCGGCTGCACTCGATGGACCGCCCGGCTGCGCAAGAGAGGAGATGGAAACGACCGCAACGAAGAGAACGGATGGGAACAGACGCATGGGGCCTCGCTGAGATGTATGGGCTGATGGCTAGTGTAATGGACGAGATGGGGACTGAGTCTTCATAACTCCAGCTTCAGAGGCAGTACGTTCGTACTGGCCTCCTCGCCGGGGGCGAACAGGAGCCAGGTGGCGCCGGCTGCCATTAGAAACAGCCCTAGCCAGGTTCGCGGGCGTAATTGCCGGATCAATTGGAAGACTGTCGCTTCGGCGAGGATTGCGAGCACTGGCGCCCAGATGAAACGCGACGCCATTTGTGTCGCGGAAAGCCGAGGCATCAACCAGAAGAGCAGCAGGAGAGCGGGCATCTCCACCGCGATTGACCAGAGCAGTTCTGGCGTCGGAGCGTTCCATTTCCAGAGGCTCCGTTCCAGCAACGCGCCTGCGAGGCCGTTCGCGATTGCGGCGGTCGATGCGGCGACTGCGACGATCGCCGCAAATGAGGCGTGGGAGTGGCCTCGAAGCCGCGCCGCCGCTACTCCGAGGCAATTTGCCGCGGCGATGCTTAAGGACGCCATGGCTACTGCGACAAAGGCTCCGCCTGCTTCCACGCTGGCCGGAATCGCGACGGGGAAGACAAACAGGGTTCCGACTACGGCAAGGAGAGCCGCCGCCAGGCCACCGCGTCGTTGCGCTTCGGAGGCCAAGCCAACGTACGGCTCAAGCACGACTGCAAATACCGAAACCAGGGTAAGAAGTCCTGTGCGCGTCGGTCCCGATACCCAGCGGCTCGAAAAGGAGACAAGCACACCTGGCGCGACAAACAGTCCTAGCCCGATCAGGGCGGGGATCCACAACTGACGGCGGTCCGGCCACCTTGCCTGCCGCATGACCACAATGGTTGCAGCGGCCAAGGCCAGCAAGGCGAGTGGGATAACCTGCCGTTCGAGAGGCGGCAGGGGATCCAGCGCCAGACCGGACATCAGGTCTGTTTTCAACACGGAGCAAGCTAGCAGTAGGCTCAAAAGCAGCAGAGCTGCCGCTGAAGCGGGAGAAATCCTGCGATCTCTGCGATCCACGCGCGGCATCCTGCACCTAATGAAAACACATCCGGCGGGTTAAGGCCGGTCCCGCGACGGGTTGGCGGCAGCCGATCCTCTTGCTATACTTAAGCAGTCGTTGCAGAAGCGCAGTATGCCCGCCTGTCGGTCGATTCCCGCGCAGATCACCCTTCCTGCAATTGCACTGAGGCCAGATAGCTCAGTGGTAGAGCGCGGCCCTGAAAAGGCCGGCGTCGGCGGTTCGATCCCGTCTCTGGCCACCACATTCTAAAGTACTTAGCGGCAACCAGAAAGTTAGTGTTTTAGCCGTCCGAACAATATCCGAACACTGCTACGCAATGCCCTGTTGTTCGGCCTCTTCCTGCTCTGTTTTCTTGTCCAGCATGTTCCAGATCACCTTCGCCGTGTTGCCGGTTTTAGCGATGTGCGCGCGCCCGAGCTTGGCATAACGCTCGGTCATCTTGATGTTGGCGTGACCGAGAATCTTCGCCAATTCGTAGAGATCGCCGCCGTTCATCATGTACCAGGACGCGAAGGTGTGACGCAGATCGTGGAACCAGAAATCCCGAATCTTCGCTCGCTTGAGCAAGTCATCGAAACTCCCTTCCAATCTCTGACGCTTACTCTTCGGTCCGCCCTTCGGCGGGAAGATTCGTTCCTCATCGATCA
This portion of the Acidicapsa acidisoli genome encodes:
- a CDS encoding glycosyltransferase, with amino-acid sequence MRIVLSNIGTFGDINPLIAIALELKRRGHQPVMAVPAMYGPKVIPLGIEFHAVRPDLDPKNTILAEMVYDVRKGTERGLREFLFPALRETYDDLTAAATMPARADLLLLGELNYAGPLVAEMTGIPWASYVLAPLSFFSAFDPPVLPMYPRLARADKAVPGMGRVIRRLARFVSRKWPQPVYDLRRELGLERGRNPLFDAKHSPDLVLALFSRVLGREQPDWPANTKITGFCFYDSDAGDTKLPPHLEKFLANGPAPLVFTLGSAAVLAAGRFYEYGARAAERLGMRAVLLIGSDMRNRPRHPLPDSICIAEYAPYSALFSRAAAVIHQGGVGTTAQCLRAGKPMLIMPYSHDQPDNARRMRRLKVARTIQKRYFTPLRVAKKLRKLLESPIYSHRAELTAQRLHSENGVVTACNALEELARRKRSPFREV
- a CDS encoding adenosine deaminase family protein, which gives rise to MRLFPSVLFVAVVSISSLAQPGGPSSAADSHEARATRAFDAAKRQGPLALRNFLLGMPKGADLHVHLSGAVYAESWIRAAGEDGLCIDTKALTFAKPPSGGCPQILGQIAAADLLSHTQVPANQDVYDKLIDAFSMRSFVPYAGWSGHDQFFATFAHFSGTDKRHSGEWIDEVATRAASQNEQYMELMDTPPFSHAATIATQLGWDANLAELRQKLLDHGLDDEVDAARERIQNANDLRNKLEHCGTPDATPACQVKVRFIYQILRGAPREQVFAQTLLGFETISKLPEFVGINFVQPEDGYLSMKDYTLQMHMLEYLHSVYPSVHISLHAGELASGMVPPDGLRFHIRQAVELGHAERIGHGVDVMYEDDAPALLKELAAKHIMIEINLTSNDGILGIKGADHPLPLYRRAGVPVALSTDDEGVSRIDLTHEYVRAAEDFNLSYIELKQMARTGMEHNFLPGKSLWAKEDVFTTPASECVGQTLGSDKPSAKCKAFLDSSEKASAQWEQERRFRAFEAKW